One Archangium violaceum genomic window, CTCGTGCGGCCCCCGTTGAAGGCGACGGGAGGGCCCGCCGAGGTGCTCGCGGTGACGAACGAGGAGCTCCATCTCGTGAGCTTCGCGATGGCGGCCGAGCCCGCCGAGCCCCCGATTCCGAAGCTCGCGTGGCGGGTGACGCTGCCAGCCCGGCCCGACGCCATCGCGGCGGCGCTCGGCCCCGCGTCCCATCACAGCCCGCGTTACGTGGCGTTCGCGGCGCAGCGCGAGCACGGTGTCGAGTTGTTTGTCGCGAAGTACACCTCGGGTGGGGCGCTCGGGACATGGCGGTCGGTGGTTGTCGCCGACGCCGGGCGGCTGGTCGATCCCTCCGCGTTCGGCGTCTTCGTCGATGCCGACGAGCACGTATACGTCGGTGCCCTCACGGTGACGGAGAAGGAGGGAAGCCTGGCCTGCGCGTGGACGGAAGCTCGCTGGGACGCGGATGGCGCCCCGCGGGGAACGCCTGGCGCGATGCCGCTCGGCCCCCTCGCCGAGAAGCCCGAGGCGGGCGCGCTGCTCTTCGTTGAAAAGGACGGGAAGCTCGTTCGCCGTGAGGCGCTGGTGGCCGTCAAACCCGAGGAGGGGCGGCTCCTGCGTTGGAAGGAGCCCCGTGGGCTGGTGCCCGTCTCGGTCCCGGGAAGACCCACGTCGCCCATTATCCTCGTCCCGGGGGATACCGCGACCTACATTCTCTATTTCGATACCATGCGCGGCATCTACGCCGAGCCGCTCTGACGGGCTACACGCCAGACAGTGACGCCCTTCACAAACCGAATCCCGCCAGGTCCATGTGGCCGGGCCGTACGCGGTGGAGGCGAGGCCGTGAGCAGGGGAGGGCATTGGTGGGAGGCGCTCGCGGTATTCGTGTTCCTCGCCGGGTGTCGATCGCCCGGGCAGGAAGCCATGAATGGGCCGACCCCCTCCCAGCCCGCTGCGAGGGCGAGCAGCGCGGCTTCGAGTGGGCCCGCCGCTGCCGCGCCCATCACGGCGCCTGTGCGTGCCCCGACGCCTCCCGAGTCACCCGCTACCAGGAACGCGGCCCGGGTGGATGCCCTGCTCGCGAAGGCCGGGAATGACCTGTACGCGCTGGACGATGACGTGCTGGCCCCCCTCGAGCTCCAGTTGCTCGACGTGGACTTCCAGGGTCTGCGGCTTCGGGCGCCTGACCGGGTCGACGTGAGCGCGCGGGAGGTGTTGCCGCTGCTCCAGGCGCGACGGGCGACCGGGCTGCGCGACTGGGAGGTTGAGCCGCGCCGCAACGCGATCCTGGTCGCCGTCGATCTGGAGCGGGGCGGTGTGCTCCATGGGTGGGCCTTCCGGCCGCGCAAGCGCTACAACCCGAACTCCCTGGATCGCTCCATGCAGGGTCAGCCGCCTTCCGAGGACAACCCCTCCGTCCATGCTCGACTGAGCATCCTCGATGCGCGAAGACTGACGGGGCTGCCCTGGCAGGCGGGCCGCTACGCGTTCACCTTCATCAGCTGGGACTGGGTCTCCAACACCGTGACGGTGGACCTGACCGAGGGCGCGGCGCCTCCTCGCGAGCCGGAGCCGCTGTCGATGGAGGAGTCCGGACGCGTGCTGGAGGACTGGCGGGCGCTGGAGGGTTCCGTCTCACCAGTCCCTGGCGAGGCGGGCCCTCGGGCCGACGGTATCTCCCTGACCGTGCCCGAGCGGTTCCGGAAGGGCACCGGCGCGGTCATCCAGGGGACGCTGCGCATGCGGATTCCCCCGGGCATGGTCGTGGGCGGTGTGGCGGCCGAGGGTCGTCCGGCCGCTTTCCTCCCAGTCGGTGTGCTGCTGCTGCGCAAGGACGAGATAGGCCCGCCCATGATCACCGCGACGGTCCCGCTCCCCGCCTCGAGCGTTCGTGCCGGAGGCGAGGCCGCCGTCGTGCGCTTCTCCCTGGAGCTGGGCAAGGTGGCGGGAGACGTCCTGCTTCCAGGAGAGCACCTGCTGTACCTTGTCGCGGGCCCCTTCATCGATGGCCCGCATCGTGTCGAGGTGCTCGAGTAACGGGCGCGAGGCGCCTACAGCTCCGGACGGAGCTCCGCGAGAGGCGGCACGCCCCAGCGCTCACGCTCGGCGTCGGTCACCGACGGGTCCACCGGGTAGAGGCTCATCTTCCCCGTGGCCTTGCCGAACTGGTACTGGGTGCCGAAGCGTTGGGGCTGGCCAGCCTTCATCAGCCACCGGTCCCACGCGGCGGCGGTGAGCCAGAGGCCGCGCGGGTGGCCCCGGCGGGCGGCCTCGGCGGCCAGCTCGCGTGCCCGGGCGTAGTCCTCGAGCGTGTTCCCGTGCTGGAAGACGAGCGCGGCGGCGAAGAAGTCCGCTCCCGTCTTCGCGGCCCCCGCGTCGAGCAGCTCGCTCACGCGCTGGCGGCGCTGCTGATCCCTCTCGGCGATCTGCTTCCAGTGGTCGGGGGTGATGGGGCCCGCCGGGGGACGGCGATCCGCCTGGTCCTCGTCCACCAGCCGCTGCAGCTCGGGGTTGCCGCCGCCGCCGCCGCCCGCTT contains:
- a CDS encoding TPR end-of-group domain-containing protein; translation: MRFLTPCVLLLAVACAHSPAPSATPAKAAKAAKAAKAAATLPAMEPPATPPPGWLMLYRADTLMRQGKYAEVLPLYQQAWAAGNRKGDAAYAAACVAARQGRKDEAMTWLERSVENGFRDAEWMKQDEDLSSLRELPAFIALLARIPSRPPHAEAGGGGGGNPELQRLVDEDQADRRPPAGPITPDHWKQIAERDQQRRQRVSELLDAGAAKTGADFFAAALVFQHGNTLEDYARARELAAEAARRGHPRGLWLTAAAWDRWLMKAGQPQRFGTQYQFGKATGKMSLYPVDPSVTDAERERWGVPPLAELRPEL